The DNA window ATGGGTAGACTTGAGGATTTACGGATACGGCAGCTGGACGAGGCACTGACCCCGTTCCAGGCTCTCCGCGAGCGCCCGCCGCCTGGTCAGGGTTGGGCGAGGACCGTTCGTGAAGCCCTCGGGATGTCCCTGCGGCAGTTGGCCGAACGAACCGGCCTCTCGAAGACCGCGGTCCACAGCGCCGAGTCCAATGAATCCAAAGGAACGATACGGCTTGATTCGCTCAGAAAACTGGCCGAGGCAATGGATTGCGACCTGGTATATGCCATGGTGCCGCGGGACTCGCTCAGCAACATCCTCGAGCGGCAAGCTGAACACCTCGCTGCGAGCCTGGTCGCGCGGGTCTCGGAGTCGATGGAGTTGGAGGCCCAGGGAGTCCCCATGAGCGAAAGGCGACGCCAGACCAGTGAGATCACCGCGGACGTTCTCCGGGACCGGGGTAGGAACTTCTGGGATGTTCGATAACGAACCGGAAGGCGCCACCCCGGTTGATGCGGATGAGGCGGCGGACTTACTCCCCTCCCACATCCAAAACCGTGGTGAGCTCAACCTGTGGGAGCAGGAGAACATCCTCGAGGCAGCCGCCTGGGTCCTTCGCGCCCGGACTCCCGCCCTTGGCGAACCCACGGTCAGAGAATTGCATCGGCGGATGTTCGACCAGACCTGGGCATGGGCCGGTCGCTACAGGACGTCAGACAAGAACATCGGAGCATACTGGGCCATCATTCAGGAAGAGGTCCGGAAGCTGGTTGACTATGGAGTCTTCTGGATGGAGCACGGCACCTTCCCGATCGATGAGGCCGCCCTGCGACTCCACCACCGCCTGGTCAAGATCCACCCCTTCCCCAACGGAAACGGTCGGCATGCCCGCCTCTGGTGTGACATGCTTCTCCACCAGAGTGGCCGCGCGCCGTTCGCTTGGAAGAGCCGCGAACTGGACGAAGCGGGGGACGCGCGCGGCGCCTACATCCGAGCTCTGCGATCCGCCGATGGCAACGACTACGAACCGTTGTTCACCCTGTTCCTCGAGGATCGCGGTCCCTGCTAGTCCTGCGCCCCCTCACGCCTTGGCCCGGTACTCTACCTGATCCAACCCTTCGAAGTCGGCGTCCTGAGTCCAAAGCGTGGCGTCGTACACGAGCGCCGACGCATAGATGATGCTGTCGGCCAGCGGGAGGCCGTGGTTCGCGCCGAGATCGGCCGCTTCGATGGCGAGTCCCTGATCCAGGTCAATCACTCGCCCCTGTCGCATGGCGGCGGCAACGGTCAATGCGTCCCCCCGCCCACGTTCCCGCAGCACGTAGCGATACACCTCCAGGACCGTGACCGAGGGCACGAGAAGGCTCTCTATCTCGTGGAGTGGCTGTTCGAAGAAGCCGGCGTTGGGCCCTCCCACGAAGTACTCGATCCATCCCGAGGAGTCGACGACGTTCACAGGTCGCGGTCCGGCTCACGCTCGAAGTTCGGGTCCATTCCCCGGAGAAAGCCCCGCATCTCCGAAACGGGGCGGATGGGCACGAGCTCGATCCTCCCCGCTATGGCGAAGGCTTCGACCTTCTGGCCTGGGCGGATGTTGAGGCGATCTCGCACATCCTTGGGAATGACCACCTGATATTTGCTGGACACTGTGACCGTGGACACCAACGACACTCCGATCGATAGATATCTGGTAAGACGCTCCGAATACTAACCCTGTCGAGCGCCCTTACAACCGTGTGTGTGGAATGTCAGCCGCTCAACCGCTATTCTCGGTCGACAACCGGGTCCGGCTGGTGACGCTATGCCTATCTTCGAATACCGCTGTTCTTCGTGCGGACGTGAGCTCGAACACCTGGTGCTGGAGTCCTCTCGCGCGCCCACGTGCTCCTCGTGCGGAAGCCACGACCTCGAGAGGATCATGTCGAGGTCCGCGGTGAGCTCGGAGCACACGCAGGCGCGCGCCACACGTGGCCTTCGGGCCAAGAACCGGGCGCTGCGGCAGGATCATTCCCGCGAGGAAGTGAAGCGGGTCGCGGCGCACGCAGCCGATCACGACGAATGAAGGACCGACGCTCCACAACTGGGCATGCGTCCATCGTCGCGCTGGTCCTCGGTGTCGGGATCGCGCTGGTGGTGATCGCCGCCACGCCCCACCCAACCGCGATCGACCCGGATGACGTGCGAGCGGTCCTCGACGAGTACTGCGTTCGCTGTCACAACGAGAGGCGCCTGCGGGGCGGATTGGCGCTCGACGTGTTGGACGTGGAAGAGCCGAGCGCGGCGTCTGAGGAGTGGGAGACGGTGATCCGGAAGCTGCGCACGGGCACGATGCCGCCGGGTGACGTGGCACGGCCCAATCCGGCCGAGTACGACCTGGTGGCGAGCTGGCTGGAGACGGAGCTCGACCGGGCGGCTGCGGAGGCCGAGCCCAACCCGGGCACGACCAATCCGGTGCATCGTCTCAACCGCCTGGAGTACAACAACGCGATCAACGACCTGTTCGCGCTCGAGGTGGACGTGCAGTCCCTCTTGCCGGGTGACGAGACGGCGGACGGCAGCTTCGACAATTTCGCGGACGTGCTCTCGATCACGACCACCCACATGGAGCGGTACATGTCGGTGGCGCGGCAGGTGACACGCCTGGCTACCGGCCTACCTCCCGTGGCTCCCGGGGTGGAGACCTTCGAGATCCCGCTGCACGTCGTGCAGGATCAGCGGCAAAGTGAAGACCTCCCCTTCGCTTCTCGGGGCGGCATCGCGGTGCGATACGATTTCCCGGTGGATGGGGAGTACCTGCTCAAAATCCGGCTGCGCAGGCAGTACCAGGACTACCTGATGGGCATGGGATGGCCGCAGCAGCTCGATCTCCGGCTCGATGGAGCGCTCGTCGAGAGGTTCACGGTGGGCGGAGGTGCGCTCGACTCGAGGCCCGCAGCCGCCAGCTACGCGGGCTCGGGCGAGCCGGGTTCCTTCGGGGCTCCGGCGTGGGAAGTGTACATGCAGACCGGTGGCGACGCGCATCTGGAGGCGCGGGTGACGGTCGAGGCGGGGCCTGCGGTGGTCGGGGTGTCGTTCATCAGGGAGCAGTGGGAGCCGGAATTGCTACCGCAGCCGCTTCAGAGAGGGCGGGTCCTGACGAACGATCAGATCTACATGGGTTACGCGAGCGTGCACTCGGTCCAGATCGGGGGGCCGTACGAGACCACCGGAACGGTGGCGGACACTCCGAGCCGTAACGAGATCTTCGTGTGCCGTCCGGAGACGGGCGCACGAGAAGACGCGTGCGCCGAACAGATCCTGTCGAGGATGGCCCGACGCGCCTATCGCCGGCCCGCCACGCAAGACGACGTCGACGTGCTGCTCGACTTCTTCCGTCAGGGTCGTGCACAAGGTGGAAGCTTCGACACAGGGATCCAACTCGCGTTGGAGCGACTCGTGGTGGATCCGGAGTTTCTCGTGCGCGTCAGCCGTGTGCCGGCCGGGGTCGAGGCGGACGAGGTTTACGACCTCAGTGACGTGGAGGTCGCCTCCCGGCTGTCCTTCTTCCTGTGGAGCAGCATCCCAGACGAACACTTGCTCGAGTTGGCGGAAGACGGTCGCCTGACGGATCCCGCCGTTTTCGAGGAGCAGGTTCGCAGGATGTTGGCCGATCCGCGTGCGATCAACGCACTGGTAGAGGGCTTTGCGGCTCAGTGGCTGAACCTGCGCCTCCTCCCCGAGAAGCTCGCCGACCCGCTCAAGTATCCTGATTTCGATGAGAGTCTCCTGGACGCGTTCCAGCAGGAGACGGAGATGTTCATCGCCAGTACTCTGCGCAACGATCGTCCGATCGTGGAGTTGCTGAGCGCGGACTACACCTATGTGAACGAACGCTTGGCGAGGTTCTACGGGATCCCGGGTGTGTACGGAAGCCGCCCGCGGCGGGTCACGCTACCGAACCCCGAGCGACGCGGGGGTCTGCTCGGGCACGGAGGGCTGATGGCGATCACCTCGTACCCGGACCGCACGTCGCCCGTGTTGCGGGGCAAGTGGCTGCTGGACAATATCTTGGGTGCGAACCTACCACCGCCGCCGGCCAACGTCGATACGAGCTTGGACCAGGGTGCGGGAACGGCGGCGCTGGGCATCCGCGAGCGGCTGGAACGGCACCGGAGCGATCGCCTGTGTGCCAGTTGCCATTCGCTCATGGATCCTCTGGGCTTCGCGCTGGAGAATTTCGATGCCGTGGGTGGATGGCGGGACTTCGATGAATTTGGTGATCCGGTGGATAGCCGCGGGACGTGGCCCAGCGGGGTCGAGCTCGGCGGAGTGGCAGCGTTGCGGTCATTCTTGCTCGAGCATGATGAGCAGTTCGTTCGCACAGTAACCGAGAAGCTCATGTCGTACGCGTTGGGACGTCCACTGGAGCACTTCGATCAGCCGACGGTGCGCCAGATCGTGCGCGACGCTGAAGCGGGCGGCTACCGCTGGTCATCGATCGTACTCGGAATCACTAAAAGCCAGGCCTTCCTAATGCGCAGGTCCGTGGAAGCGAGCTGAGGCGCGAACAGAACACACATGGGAGCTCACAGATGATGACCATCCTGGGGAAATCGCTCCCCCGACGAACCCTCATTAAAGGTTTGGGCGCGAGCCTTGCGCTGCCGCTGCTCGATGCAATGGTACCCGTCGGGCTGCGTGGACTGTCTGCGCCTGAGCGCGTGCATCGCTTCCAAACCTTCTACGTGCCGAACGGCATGGCGATGGACTACTGGTCGCCAGTGGGCATAGGCGCTGATTTCGAGCTCACGCCGATCCTCGAGCCGCTCGCGCCTTTCAAGGATCAGATGCTGGTCCTGTCGGGGATCCGAGCGAATTGGAACCAGATTCACGCGGGTGCCTCCGGATCGTTCCTGACCGGCATTCCTCAGGGTGGACGTACCGAGACCGAGATTGTCGCGGACGTATCGATGGACCAGGTCCTGGCGCGAGAGTTCGGCCGGATCACCCAGGTGGCCTCGCTGGAGCTCGCCATGGACGCCCCGGCAAACGCGGGCGCCTGCAGCAGCAACCTGAGCTGCGTCTATACGCATACGCTCTCATGGCGCGGCCCCACGCAGCCGCTGCCGACGGAGTACAATCCTCGGGCCGTGTTCGAGCGACTGTTCGGCGACGCGGGCTCCACCGAGCGCGGCGCTCGTGAGAACAGGCTGAGACAGCAGAAGAGCATCCTCGACTCAGTGCTCGACAAGCTCGGTCAGCTAAGCCGGGAGATCGGCGCGCAGGATCAGATCAAGGTGGAGCAGTACACGGAAGCCATCCGGGATGTCGAGCGGCGCATCGAGAGGGCCGAAGCTCAGATCGATATCGAGCTGCCCAACTTCGAGCAGCCAGAAGGTGCACCGGCCGATTTCGAAGACCACCTGGACTTGATGCTCGACCTGCAGCTGCTGGCGCTCCAGACCGACCTGACGCGCGTCATCACGTTCATGATCGGCAAAGAGCAGAGCCCGCGGCCGTACCCGCAGATCGGTGTCCCGGACGCGCACCACCCGCTCTCGCATCACAATGACCAGCCGGAGCTGGTCGAGCGCATGTCGAGGATCAACCGGTATCACGCCGAACTGTTCGCCCGGTATCTGACCAAGCTGCGGGCGACCCCCGACGGCGACGGCAACCTGCTCGACAACATGACGATCCTGTATGGCTCGGGTATCTCCAACAGCACGCGGCATTCCGGCCGCAACCTGCCGCTGCTCGTGATGGGCGGGGGCGCAGGGACCCTGCGAGGCGGCCGACACCTCGAGTATTCCGACGATCCTGGGATGGCGAACCTGCTCGTCACGCTCATGGACAAGTTGGGCGTCCCGGTGGAGTCGCACGGGGCGAGCACCGGAGCGCTTCCGCTCGATACGCTGCCCGGGCTCTGATCCGGAATGCGATCGCTCGGGAAGGACGCTCACGAGGGTGCGCGGCGCATGAGCGTGCGCGTCAGGGGCCTGATTCCGCTGGAATTGGCTCTGGTGCTCGTGGGGGCCACAGGGGCTGACCCGGCGCCCCTGATCGAGGCGGCGAAGAGCGCGGATTGGGAGGCGGTCCGGACCCTGCTCGAGCAAGGAGCGGACGCCACCGCTACGGCGCCCGACGGAGCGACCGCGCTCCATTGGGCGAGCTACTGGGACGATGTCGAGGCCGCCGAGCTGCTGACCAGCGCCGGCGCCGACGTGAACGCCGCGAACGATCTCGGCGCGACGCCCCTCTGGAATGCGAGCTTGAACGGAAGCGTGGAGATGGTGCGCAGCCTGCTCGAGGCTGGAGCGGATGCCGACGCCGCTCTACTCTCCGGAGAGACCCCCGTCATGACCGCGGCTCGCACAGGCCAAGCCCAGGTGGTCGGGCAGCTACTCGCCGCCGGTGCCGATCCGAACGCCACCGCCTCGCGCGGTCAGACCGCGCTCATGTGGGCGGCTTCCCAGCGGCATCCTGACGCGGTTCGCGTGCTGATCGAGTACGGTGCGGACGTGCACGCCCGGTCGGAGACCTGGAGCCAGGTCATGGCCATCCCGCCGCACAGCATTCCAGCCAACCAGCAGAATGTTCCCCATGGCGGCAACACGCCGCTGCTGTTCGCGGTCCGGGTGGGAGGCCTGGCATCGGCACGGCTACTCGCCGATGCGGGTGCCGACGTCGACGCCACCGATGCCTGGGGCGTCAGCGCGACGGTTCTCGCCGCTCACTCCGGGTTTTCTGATCTGGTGGAGTTCCTGCTCGACGAGGGCGCCGACCCCGATGCGGCCGGCGCGGGGTTCTCCGCGCTGCACGTGGCGGTCATGCGTCGGGACGTACGCATCGTCAGCACGCTTCTCGCCCACGGAGCGGATGCCAACGCCCAACTCGCGAACTGGACGCCCACGAGGCGCGCTTCTAGGGACTGGTCCATTCACCCTGCCCTGGTCGGAGCCTCGCCGTTCTGGCTCGCGGCTCGCTTCAGCCAACCCGACGTCATGCGCTTGCTCGCCGAGCACGGCGCCGATCCGCTGTTCGTGCATCACGCCGACTATATGCGCACCATCGGCACGTACGGCGCCAACCGCACGACCGAAGCCACCACTGCGCTCATGGCAGCGGTCGGTATGGGTGGCTCGCGCAGAATGAGGGCATTCGTGTCCCCGGATCCCGCTGACCTGGAAGCTCTGAGCCTGGAAGCGGTCAAGCTCGCGGTGGAGCTCGGTGTGGACGTCGACGCCGTCGACGAGGAAGGTCGGACGGCGGCCGATGCTGCCATTTACGACTCAGTCGTGGACTTTCTCTCCAGAGTGGGTCGGCGGTAGGAATCCGAGCCAAATCACAGCAGCCAAATCACAGCAGCCAAATCACAGCAGATGGAGGCGGCCATGCGCCGGATCATCCTTTCTCTCGGTGTAGTACTTCTCGCGTCCGCCCCCGCGTCGGCTCAGGCGGGGCGCCAACTTACCTTGGAGGACTACTACAGTGTGAAGAGCGTCGGAGCTCCCCGGATCTCCCCTGCGGGGGATTGGATCGCCTACACAGTCTCGCTTCGCATCGAGGAGACGAATGCGACCGCGACAGAGTCGTGGATCGTGCAGGCCGACAGAGCGGCCGAGCCGGTACGGGTTCAACACGACGGTCAGGACGTGTCCGACCCTCGCTGGGCCGACGATGGACGCCTGCGGTTCCGTTCTGAGGACGCCGACTGGCTGATCGATCCGTCACGTTTGAGCGAACCCGCGGTCCGCGACGACGGCGTGGAGCCGGCCGGCTCCACGAGCCCCGACGGGCGCTGGCTCGCCCTCACGAAGGACATGCCGGTGCCGGCGCGTCCGCAGCTCGACATGACCGCGTTCGAGAAGCGCCACGAGGAGCGGTTCAAGGGTGAGGCATTCGACTGGTACCCCTTCCGGCGCGACCGTCAGAGCTTCCCGCTCCCGGATCCCGGAGAGCAGGCGCTGACCGAGATCTTCCTCGCGCCCGCCGACGGAAGTGGTGACGCCCGCCAGCTGACGCAGCTGGGGCTGCGACCGAGCGGCGTGCGGTGGAGGCCGGATGGGAGCGCGCTCCTTTTCAGCGCCGACGAATCCGTGCTCGACGAGCTGGCCTACAGCCGGTCGGACCTCTTCCTGGTCACGGTAGAGGGGCAGCTCACCCGCCTCACGGACGACGGTTACACATACTCGGGAGCAGGCTTCTCGCCTGACGGTCGGTGGATCTCGTACACGCGCGGCTTCGGCACCAACATGATCATCGACCGGAAGCTGAAGCACGGTGGACCGCGAGACCTCTACATTCGGCCGGCCGACGGTGGCGAGCCCGTGAACCTCACCGAGGAGTGGGATCTCGATGCCGGCACGCCGATGTGGTCGCCGGACAGTCGGTACATCTATTTCGTCACTGGCATCGGCGGAGCGAGGCACCTCTTCCGAGTCGCCCCGAACGGAGGCGGCGTGGAGCAGGTCACCACAGGCGAGCGCCGAATCCAAGGACTCGACATCGACCGGTCGTTCCGGCGCATGACGTATACCGTGGGTGAGTTCGAGCGACCCCCGGATGTCTATGTGGCCGACATCGACGGGCGGAACGAGCGCCGCCTCACGGATGTGAACCGGGACTTCCTCGCCGAAGTCGAGGTGGCGAGCCGCCCGTCGGAGCGGATCCTCTACACGAGCTACGACGGCACGCCGGTGGAGGGCTTCCTGCTGTACCCCTACGGCTACGACGCGGAGGCCGGGTCATACCCGTTGATCGTCGTCAACCACGGCGGTCCCCACAGCGCCTCGGGATACGGCTTCAACTTCAAGAACATGCTGTTCGCCGCCAACGGGTACTTCGTGTTCCTACCCAACTTCCGCAGCTCGACCGGCTACGGCGACGACTTCAAGTGGGGCACGTGGGGAGCCTGGGGCACCAACGACGGCGAGGACGTGCTGGCGGGCGTCGACCACCTCATCGAGCGGTACCCGATCGACCGAGACCGCGTAGGTTCGACCGGCCACTCGTACGGCGGCATTCTGACCAACTGGCTGATCACTCGTTATCCAGACCGGTTCAGGGCTGCCGTCCCCGGCGCCGGCGCCTCCAATTGGACCAGCAACTACGCGCTTTCGGACGTTTCACGCACCAAGGAGATGGAGTTCCTCGGACCGCCCTGGGATCCCGAGGCGAGAGAGGTCATGATCCGGCAGTCCGCGTATCTCAACTCGGGCGGGGTCCAGGCCGCCACGTTGTTCGTCCACGGCGAGGACGACTACCGCGTTCCGTTGGAGGGCTCGATCCAACTTTACACCTCTCTCAAAAAGCAGCGGGTACCTACGAAGCTCATCATCTACGAAGGCATGGCGCATGGCATCCGAGGTCACTGGAACAACGTGCACCGGATGATAAACGAGCTCCGCTGGTGGGAGACGTACCTGAAACCCACCGGCACCGTGCCCGTGAGCGACGCCAACTGATGCTGCTCATACCATCGCGCCGTTCCGCCGCTGCCGTGGCCGTCTGCACCGTCCTTGCCGGTCCGGTCCTTCTCGCTCCGGCCCCGCTCGAGGCACAAGACACACGCCTCAGCCGCGTGATCGAGCTGCTCGACGGCCAGGACGCGGTGTTCGGCATCATCAGCGGGGACTGGTCCCTCACCAGCGCCCGCGCGCTCTCGAGGTCCGG is part of the Gemmatimonadota bacterium genome and encodes:
- a CDS encoding type II toxin-antitoxin system VapC family toxin, which codes for MNVVDSSGWIEYFVGGPNAGFFEQPLHEIESLLVPSVTVLEVYRYVLRERGRGDALTVAAAMRQGRVIDLDQGLAIEAADLGANHGLPLADSIIYASALVYDATLWTQDADFEGLDQVEYRAKA
- a CDS encoding AbrB/MazE/SpoVT family DNA-binding domain-containing protein, whose translation is MSTVTVSSKYQVVIPKDVRDRLNIRPGQKVEAFAIAGRIELVPIRPVSEMRGFLRGMDPNFEREPDRDL
- a CDS encoding zinc ribbon domain-containing protein, whose amino-acid sequence is MPIFEYRCSSCGRELEHLVLESSRAPTCSSCGSHDLERIMSRSAVSSEHTQARATRGLRAKNRALRQDHSREEVKRVAAHAADHDE
- a CDS encoding DUF1552 domain-containing protein yields the protein MMTILGKSLPRRTLIKGLGASLALPLLDAMVPVGLRGLSAPERVHRFQTFYVPNGMAMDYWSPVGIGADFELTPILEPLAPFKDQMLVLSGIRANWNQIHAGASGSFLTGIPQGGRTETEIVADVSMDQVLAREFGRITQVASLELAMDAPANAGACSSNLSCVYTHTLSWRGPTQPLPTEYNPRAVFERLFGDAGSTERGARENRLRQQKSILDSVLDKLGQLSREIGAQDQIKVEQYTEAIRDVERRIERAEAQIDIELPNFEQPEGAPADFEDHLDLMLDLQLLALQTDLTRVITFMIGKEQSPRPYPQIGVPDAHHPLSHHNDQPELVERMSRINRYHAELFARYLTKLRATPDGDGNLLDNMTILYGSGISNSTRHSGRNLPLLVMGGGAGTLRGGRHLEYSDDPGMANLLVTLMDKLGVPVESHGASTGALPLDTLPGL
- a CDS encoding mobile mystery protein B, whose product is MFDNEPEGATPVDADEAADLLPSHIQNRGELNLWEQENILEAAAWVLRARTPALGEPTVRELHRRMFDQTWAWAGRYRTSDKNIGAYWAIIQEEVRKLVDYGVFWMEHGTFPIDEAALRLHHRLVKIHPFPNGNGRHARLWCDMLLHQSGRAPFAWKSRELDEAGDARGAYIRALRSADGNDYEPLFTLFLEDRGPC
- a CDS encoding mobile mystery protein A, producing MGRLEDLRIRQLDEALTPFQALRERPPPGQGWARTVREALGMSLRQLAERTGLSKTAVHSAESNESKGTIRLDSLRKLAEAMDCDLVYAMVPRDSLSNILERQAEHLAASLVARVSESMELEAQGVPMSERRRQTSEITADVLRDRGRNFWDVR
- a CDS encoding DUF1592 domain-containing protein, whose product is MKDRRSTTGHASIVALVLGVGIALVVIAATPHPTAIDPDDVRAVLDEYCVRCHNERRLRGGLALDVLDVEEPSAASEEWETVIRKLRTGTMPPGDVARPNPAEYDLVASWLETELDRAAAEAEPNPGTTNPVHRLNRLEYNNAINDLFALEVDVQSLLPGDETADGSFDNFADVLSITTTHMERYMSVARQVTRLATGLPPVAPGVETFEIPLHVVQDQRQSEDLPFASRGGIAVRYDFPVDGEYLLKIRLRRQYQDYLMGMGWPQQLDLRLDGALVERFTVGGGALDSRPAAASYAGSGEPGSFGAPAWEVYMQTGGDAHLEARVTVEAGPAVVGVSFIREQWEPELLPQPLQRGRVLTNDQIYMGYASVHSVQIGGPYETTGTVADTPSRNEIFVCRPETGAREDACAEQILSRMARRAYRRPATQDDVDVLLDFFRQGRAQGGSFDTGIQLALERLVVDPEFLVRVSRVPAGVEADEVYDLSDVEVASRLSFFLWSSIPDEHLLELAEDGRLTDPAVFEEQVRRMLADPRAINALVEGFAAQWLNLRLLPEKLADPLKYPDFDESLLDAFQQETEMFIASTLRNDRPIVELLSADYTYVNERLARFYGIPGVYGSRPRRVTLPNPERRGGLLGHGGLMAITSYPDRTSPVLRGKWLLDNILGANLPPPPANVDTSLDQGAGTAALGIRERLERHRSDRLCASCHSLMDPLGFALENFDAVGGWRDFDEFGDPVDSRGTWPSGVELGGVAALRSFLLEHDEQFVRTVTEKLMSYALGRPLEHFDQPTVRQIVRDAEAGGYRWSSIVLGITKSQAFLMRRSVEAS
- a CDS encoding S9 family peptidase, giving the protein MRRIILSLGVVLLASAPASAQAGRQLTLEDYYSVKSVGAPRISPAGDWIAYTVSLRIEETNATATESWIVQADRAAEPVRVQHDGQDVSDPRWADDGRLRFRSEDADWLIDPSRLSEPAVRDDGVEPAGSTSPDGRWLALTKDMPVPARPQLDMTAFEKRHEERFKGEAFDWYPFRRDRQSFPLPDPGEQALTEIFLAPADGSGDARQLTQLGLRPSGVRWRPDGSALLFSADESVLDELAYSRSDLFLVTVEGQLTRLTDDGYTYSGAGFSPDGRWISYTRGFGTNMIIDRKLKHGGPRDLYIRPADGGEPVNLTEEWDLDAGTPMWSPDSRYIYFVTGIGGARHLFRVAPNGGGVEQVTTGERRIQGLDIDRSFRRMTYTVGEFERPPDVYVADIDGRNERRLTDVNRDFLAEVEVASRPSERILYTSYDGTPVEGFLLYPYGYDAEAGSYPLIVVNHGGPHSASGYGFNFKNMLFAANGYFVFLPNFRSSTGYGDDFKWGTWGAWGTNDGEDVLAGVDHLIERYPIDRDRVGSTGHSYGGILTNWLITRYPDRFRAAVPGAGASNWTSNYALSDVSRTKEMEFLGPPWDPEAREVMIRQSAYLNSGGVQAATLFVHGEDDYRVPLEGSIQLYTSLKKQRVPTKLIIYEGMAHGIRGHWNNVHRMINELRWWETYLKPTGTVPVSDAN
- a CDS encoding ankyrin repeat domain-containing protein — protein: MSVRVRGLIPLELALVLVGATGADPAPLIEAAKSADWEAVRTLLEQGADATATAPDGATALHWASYWDDVEAAELLTSAGADVNAANDLGATPLWNASLNGSVEMVRSLLEAGADADAALLSGETPVMTAARTGQAQVVGQLLAAGADPNATASRGQTALMWAASQRHPDAVRVLIEYGADVHARSETWSQVMAIPPHSIPANQQNVPHGGNTPLLFAVRVGGLASARLLADAGADVDATDAWGVSATVLAAHSGFSDLVEFLLDEGADPDAAGAGFSALHVAVMRRDVRIVSTLLAHGADANAQLANWTPTRRASRDWSIHPALVGASPFWLAARFSQPDVMRLLAEHGADPLFVHHADYMRTIGTYGANRTTEATTALMAAVGMGGSRRMRAFVSPDPADLEALSLEAVKLAVELGVDVDAVDEEGRTAADAAIYDSVVDFLSRVGRR